A window of the Helianthus annuus cultivar XRQ/B chromosome 4, HanXRQr2.0-SUNRISE, whole genome shotgun sequence genome harbors these coding sequences:
- the LOC110937865 gene encoding protein GID8 homolog isoform X2 has protein sequence MSLFWSVIRQLTAIEAMATSKKVITREEWEKKLNDVKIQKEDMNKLVMNFLVTEGYVDAAEKFRMESGTEHIDLATITDRMAVKKAVQSGNVEDAIEKVNDLNPEILDTNPQLFFHLQQQRLIELIRNGKVEEALEFAQEELAPRGEENQSFLEELERTVALLAFEDVKNSPVGDLLDISQRLKTASEVNAAILTSQSHEKDPKLPSLLRMLLWAQNQLDEKAAYPRITDLFTATLEDPSV, from the exons ATGTCATTATTTTGGAGTGTCATCCGTCAACTAACAGCGATTGAAGCCATG GCTACTTCAAAGAAGGTGATAACAAGGGAAGAGTGGGAGAAAAAGCTTAATGATGTTAAAATTCAAAAAGAAGACATGAACAAGTTGGTTATGAATTTTCTTGTCACTGAAGGATATGTTGATGCAGCAGAAAAGTTCCGAATGGAATCTGGCACCGAGC ATATAGACCTTGCAACCATTACAGATCGTATGGCTGTTAAGAAAGCTGTACAGTCGGGGAACGTTGAAGACGCAATTGAAAAAGTTAATGATTTGAACCCTGAG ATTTTAGATACGAACCCCCAGCTGTTTTTTCATCTGCAGCAGCAAAGGTTGATAGAATTGATTAGGAATGGAAAGGTTGAAGAGGCTTTAGAATTTGCTCAGGAGGAGCTCGCCCCAAGGGGAGAGGAAAAT CAAAGCTTTCTAGAGGAGTTGGAGAGAACAGTTGCGCTGCTGGCTTTTGAAGATGTAAAGAATAGTCCCGTTGGAGATCTTTTAGACATATCGCAACGTCTAAAAACCGCAAGTGAGGTCAATGCAGCGATCCTTACAAGTCAAAGCCATGAAAAAG ACCCGAAGCTCCCAAGTCTGTTAAGAATGCTTTTATGGGCTCAAAATCAACTTGATGAGAAGGCAGCTTATCCACGTATCACTGATCTTTTCACTGCTACTCTTGAAGACCCGTCTGTTTGA
- the LOC110937865 gene encoding protein GID8 homolog isoform X1, whose protein sequence is MSLFWSVIRQLTAIEAMATSKKVITREEWEKKLNDVKIQKEDMNKLVMNFLVTEGYVDAAEKFRMESGTEPDIDLATITDRMAVKKAVQSGNVEDAIEKVNDLNPEILDTNPQLFFHLQQQRLIELIRNGKVEEALEFAQEELAPRGEENQSFLEELERTVALLAFEDVKNSPVGDLLDISQRLKTASEVNAAILTSQSHEKDPKLPSLLRMLLWAQNQLDEKAAYPRITDLFTATLEDPSV, encoded by the exons ATGTCATTATTTTGGAGTGTCATCCGTCAACTAACAGCGATTGAAGCCATG GCTACTTCAAAGAAGGTGATAACAAGGGAAGAGTGGGAGAAAAAGCTTAATGATGTTAAAATTCAAAAAGAAGACATGAACAAGTTGGTTATGAATTTTCTTGTCACTGAAGGATATGTTGATGCAGCAGAAAAGTTCCGAATGGAATCTGGCACCGAGC CAGATATAGACCTTGCAACCATTACAGATCGTATGGCTGTTAAGAAAGCTGTACAGTCGGGGAACGTTGAAGACGCAATTGAAAAAGTTAATGATTTGAACCCTGAG ATTTTAGATACGAACCCCCAGCTGTTTTTTCATCTGCAGCAGCAAAGGTTGATAGAATTGATTAGGAATGGAAAGGTTGAAGAGGCTTTAGAATTTGCTCAGGAGGAGCTCGCCCCAAGGGGAGAGGAAAAT CAAAGCTTTCTAGAGGAGTTGGAGAGAACAGTTGCGCTGCTGGCTTTTGAAGATGTAAAGAATAGTCCCGTTGGAGATCTTTTAGACATATCGCAACGTCTAAAAACCGCAAGTGAGGTCAATGCAGCGATCCTTACAAGTCAAAGCCATGAAAAAG ACCCGAAGCTCCCAAGTCTGTTAAGAATGCTTTTATGGGCTCAAAATCAACTTGATGAGAAGGCAGCTTATCCACGTATCACTGATCTTTTCACTGCTACTCTTGAAGACCCGTCTGTTTGA